TATACCTTTCTGGCTATCGTTCCGATCACAACGGAAGTATGCAGCCCGAACCTCGTGGCCAGAAATCTTTCTCTTATACCCGTCAGGGCACGCCTCGATCCGGTGAATAGCTTCGGATACATCGGCAGAGTCATCCCAAACGGCATCAACCCTTTTCGAAGTATCCTGAACCAGATGGGCGGGTTGAGATATTCTCCATATGTCATGACGATCTCGTATGAGTTCTTTTTGAGCAGTCTTTCAAGCTCTCCGGGAGAAAATTCGGTCTCCCATCCGGCAAACCACTTGCCCATCGCTATGAAGATATGCTTCAAGGGCGTGTAATAGTGATACCGCTGGGGCACATCTACCAGAATATATCCACCTTTTTTCAGCACTCGGTGATGCTCCCTGATCATGTCGCCAGGATTGCGGAAATGTTCGAGAAGTCCTTGATGGAATACCAGGTCGAAAGTCCCTTCGGGGAATGGCAGGGCAAATGCATCGCCGCAGCATACGGAGACATCATCCTTCTGCGAAATCTGGCCCGAGATCATTCTAAGACTATCTGGAGAATAATCGAGAGATACGACCGAGGCACCTTTCCCGGCCATAAATATCCCGTCTCGTCCCGATCCGGCACCCACTTCCAGAATTTTTTTCCCGTCCAGGCCCTCAAGTCGTGAAAAATGTCGACTGACTCTTCCCTCGTTGTCGTATACCTCGGACAGTTCAGTCGACTTCTTCCAGAACTCGTTCCAATGCGTCTTTTCCGACACTCTGTTCGAACTCATCGGTGCCTCTCATATCGCCCCGGAGCGTCCGCCGGTAAAACACGACGGAAGCCCCTCTCCTGGCTGCTTCCGTCTCGCAATGACCGGATCCCGGGTTCAAAGACAATCTCTAATGGGTCCCGGGAGACAGTATTCCTGAAGACCCTTCCTCGAAGTATACACTAAAGGAGGGTGCAAGTATCCAATAAAACACAACCTTAACCAATTTTGCCCGGGTTCACGAACCCCCGTCTTCCCTGACTTCGCGAGCAAGCTTGTCAAGGATACCGTTCACGAATTTTCCAGCTTTGCTGGAGCTGAATTTGTGCGCGATCTCGATTGCCTCGTTAATGATCACGTTGACTGGGACTTCCTGGCAGTGTATCAGTTCAGCCAGCGCAATCCGAAGTATCATACGATCTATGATCGAGACTCTGTCAAACCGCCAGTTCTCCAGACTCTCAATGATCATTTTATCCAGCTCATCCTTCGATTCCGAGACATGGCGAACAATACGCCTGGCATACTCCTCCGCCTCCTCGGAAGGTTTCCTTCTCCCGAGCATGTCGACGAGTGCTTCCTCCCAGGCTTTGCCTGAGACTTCGGAAGCGTAAAGGGTCTGGAGAGCCGTTTCTCTGGCTTTTCTTCTGCGACTCATCTAACCCTCTATATCTTTCCACAGATTCGACATCTCGAGCGCAGATAGAGCTGCCTGCCACCCCTTGTTGCCAGCTTTGCTACCTGCCCTCTCAATCGCCTGTTCCTGAGTATCTGCCGTTATTATTCCGAAGGTGACGGGTTTCCCCGACTGGATGCCGATAGTCGACAGATCCTTGACCACCTGACCTGCCAGGATATCGAAA
Above is a window of Candidatus Latescibacterota bacterium DNA encoding:
- the nusB gene encoding transcription antitermination factor NusB is translated as MSRRRKARETALQTLYASEVSGKAWEEALVDMLGRRKPSEEAEEYARRIVRHVSESKDELDKMIIESLENWRFDRVSIIDRMILRIALAELIHCQEVPVNVIINEAIEIAHKFSSSKAGKFVNGILDKLAREVREDGGS
- a CDS encoding class I SAM-dependent methyltransferase, producing the protein MSSNRVSEKTHWNEFWKKSTELSEVYDNEGRVSRHFSRLEGLDGKKILEVGAGSGRDGIFMAGKGASVVSLDYSPDSLRMISGQISQKDDVSVCCGDAFALPFPEGTFDLVFHQGLLEHFRNPGDMIREHHRVLKKGGYILVDVPQRYHYYTPLKHIFIAMGKWFAGWETEFSPGELERLLKKNSYEIVMTYGEYLNPPIWFRILRKGLMPFGMTLPMYPKLFTGSRRALTGIRERFLATRFGLHTSVVIGTIARKV